The genomic DNA ACACATTGCGTTTGGAAATGGGTTTCTGCCTCTATGGAAATGATATTGACGATACCACTTCTCACATTGAAGCCGGGCTCGGATGGATTACCAAATTCACAAAAGAGTTTACCAATTCAAAAAATTTAAAAGAGCAAAAAGAAAAAGGAACTGCGAGAAAACTCGTGGGCTTTGAAATGCTCGAGAGAGGAATTCCCCGCCACAATTATGAAATTGCAGATGCAAACGGAAATAAAATCGGCAAAGTAACTTCGGGCACCCAATCTCCTTCATTGAACAAAGGAATCGGAATGGGTTATGTGAAAACAGAATTTTCAAAACCTGATTCGGAAATTTTTATAAAGATTCGGGATAAAAATTTAAAAGCAAAAGTGGTGAAGATTCCGTTCTTGAAGCCCCAACCCTAAAGGGAGTAAAGACAAAAAGAAAATGGATAGCGAAAAAAATAAACAAGATTCTTCTAAGCCCCCTTTAGGGCGGGGGGCGAATCAATTAAAAATAGACGCCTGCTTCTCCCCTTATTTATATCCGGTTTACAAGGATAATTCAAGTGTTGTTGTAATCATTGATGTTCTTCGCGCAACTTCTGCCATTTGCACTGCGTTTGAAAATGGCGCTGAAAAAATTATTCCTGTCGCAACATTGGAAGAAGCAAAGAAATACAAAGTGAACGGAACTCTTGTTGGCGCAGAGCGGAATGGTTTGCCGGTGGATGGTTTTGATTTCGGCAATTCACCTTTTCATTATATAGGAAATCATGTGAAAGGAAAAACCATTGTGCTCACCACCACCAACGGCACGCAGGCAATTGAAGCGGCAAAAGACGCTTATAAAATTGTGATTGGTTCTTTTCTGAATATAGATGCGCTATGCGGATTTTTAATTAATGAAAAAAGAAATATTCTTCTTCTTTGTTCCGGATGGAAAAATAAATTCAATTTAGAAGATGCCGTTTTCGCAGGCGCAGTAACAGATGAAATTTCAAAACGCAGCAGCAATTATAATTTTGGTGATGCTTGCCTTGCGCTGAAATATCTTTACGAGATGGCGAAAAAAAATCCGAACAAGTTTCTGAATTATTCTTCCCATAAAGAAAGATTGGCTGCGCTCAATCTGAAAAAAGATATTAAGTATTGCCTCACGCCCAACCAGACGAAAGTTATTCCTGTATATAAGGAAGGAGCGCTGATACCTCATCCCTGAGATTAAAGCTCCAAGTTTCAAATTTCAAATCCCAAGTCCCAATAAAAAGATATGTGTATTTGTGGTTTTCTTGAAACCTGGAATTTGGGACTTGAT from Bacteroidota bacterium includes the following:
- a CDS encoding 2-phosphosulfolactate phosphatase translates to MDSEKNKQDSSKPPLGRGANQLKIDACFSPYLYPVYKDNSSVVVIIDVLRATSAICTAFENGAEKIIPVATLEEAKKYKVNGTLVGAERNGLPVDGFDFGNSPFHYIGNHVKGKTIVLTTTNGTQAIEAAKDAYKIVIGSFLNIDALCGFLINEKRNILLLCSGWKNKFNLEDAVFAGAVTDEISKRSSNYNFGDACLALKYLYEMAKKNPNKFLNYSSHKERLAALNLKKDIKYCLTPNQTKVIPVYKEGALIPHP